From the genome of Chelonia mydas isolate rCheMyd1 chromosome 2, rCheMyd1.pri.v2, whole genome shotgun sequence, one region includes:
- the PEX2 gene encoding peroxisome biogenesis factor 2: MASNGSNSERVNPVLRISQMDALELNKALEQLVWSQFSSCFHGFKPGLLAHIEPEVKAFLCLFLWRFTIYSKNATVGQTILNIQYKNDLSQTQKYQPLSKHQKLWYLICTVGGRWLEERCYDLFSSRQLESFCRIKHFINFVAGLLKLCGLLNFLIFLQKGKFATLTERILGIRSVFCRPQNVRQIGFEYMNRELLWHGFAEFLIYLLPLINMQKLKLKISSWSLPIAVFSNSENTLAAHCKECSVCGEWPTMPHTIGCSHVFCYYCIKSNCLFDMYFTCPKCGTEVYNLQPLKYKIEMTEVHTL; the protein is encoded by the coding sequence ATGGCTTCCAATGGCAGTAATTCAGAAAGAGTGAACCCTGTGCTCAGAATAAGTCAGATGGATGCTCTTGAACTAAACAAAGCCTTGGAGCAGCTAGTTTGGTCCCAGTTTTCCAGCTGTTTTCATGGATTTAAACCAGGGCTGTTGGCTCACATTGAACCAGAAGTAAAAGCATTTTTATGTCTTTTCTTGTGGAGATTCACCATCTATTCTAAGAATGCAACTGTGGGACAGACTATTCTGAATATTCAATACAAGAATGACTTATCTCAAACACAGAAATATCAGCCATTGAGCAAACACCAGAAGTTATGGTATCTTATCTGCACTGTTGGTGGAAGGTGGTTGGAAGAAAGATGCTATGATTTATTCAGCAGTCGCCAACTAGAGTCATTCTGCAGAATCAAGCATTTCATtaattttgtagctggacttttaAAACTTTGTGGACTACTGAACTTTCTGATTTTCCTTCAGAAGGGAAAATTTGCAACACTTACCGAACGTATTTTAGGAATTAGATCTGTCTTTTGTAGGCCTCAGAATGTTCGTCAAATAGGATTTGAATACATGAACAGGGAACTTTTATGGCATGGCTTTGCTGAATTTCTAATCTATCTTCTACCACTCATTAACATGCAAAAGCTCAAACTCAAAATTTCGTCTTGGTCTTTGCCTATTGCAGTTTTTTCCAATAGCGAAAACACTTTAGCAGCACATTGCAAGGAATGTTCTGTATGTGGGGAGTGGCCAACTATGCCTCATACCATAGGCTGCTCACATGTTTTCTGCTACTATTGTATTAAAAGCAACTGCTTATTTGACATGTATTTTACCTGTCCTAAGTGTGGTACAGAGGTATACAATCTTCAGCCATTGAAATACAAGATTGAAATGACAGAAGTTCACACACTCTAG